The Plasmodium yoelii strain 17X genome assembly, chromosome: 8 genome includes a region encoding these proteins:
- a CDS encoding PIR protein, whose amino-acid sequence MSYKVCKSINEIDTYFIDDLNNSGKGISMDILSMYCPDDKCSSDEQRIISGFIFLLNMFDEENLKNDKLVEYAILWLSYKLNQKTQNGSTKLKEFYTKHIKTNSKYKDNIPTDNNINMGVIDTKIESMNMNIKDISNYYDPFKSLCNVYSELDPEKKQCKTCLENAGEFFEKYEKHKNSLDITKGDSYSQLWFSLLKDYKNFENIYNSVKCGNVSSLVACSRSSIIKNTLIAIAIIFVAASILLGVSYKYSLFGFRKRFQKQHLREKLKK is encoded by the exons atgtctTATAAAGTg tGTAAATCAATTAATGAGATtgatacatattttattgatGATCTGAACAACTCGGGAAAAGGTATTTCTATGGATATATTAAGTATGTATTGCCCTGATGATAAATGTAGTAGTGATGAACAAAGGATTATTTctggttttatatttttactaaataTGTTTGATGAGGAAAATTTAAAGAATGATAAACTTGTTGAATAcgctattttatggttaagttataaactaaatcaaaaaacacaaaatggAAGCACTAAATTAAAGGAGTTTTATAccaaacatataaaaacaaatagtaAATATAAGGATAATATACCTactgataataatattaatatgggTGTTATAGATACAAAAATAGAATCGATGAATAtgaatattaaagatatatctaattattatgatccatttaaatcattatgtaacgTGTATAGTGAACTTGATccagaaaaaaaacaatgcaagacatgtttagaaaatgctggagaattttttgaaaaatatgaaaaacataaaaattctTTAGATATTACTAAAGGAGATTCTTATTCTCAACTATGGTTTAGTTTATTAaaagattataaaaattttgaaaatatatataatagtgtTAAGTGTGGTAATGTCTCATCACTTGTAGCTTGCTCACGAAGttcaataataaaaaatacactaattgcaattgcaattatatttgttgcagcatcaattttattgggagtttcttataag tattcgttatttggatttcggaaacgatttcaaaaacaacatttaagagaaaagctaaaaaaataa
- a CDS encoding PIR protein encodes MDANICRNFILVREKFPDQLDSNKKYTFKDKEHFKDYCTNGCDNDFEKINAGCLYFFDTFFKDSSLFEHVAKNNINIVDYIMIWLSYMLSLMENELKESLEFFYKTYIIGGDKYRNTIAGISEYSSYMELISKKHDFTNVDMNKNIISGIYDAFKLLCEIYTEFNENTSNCTKCSGKADQFVKKYEELIKDPTINKNSSYSKALCTLLADYYNLKNKCNGTSSLPTIDKTKINVQCSEQISEVASSSSSITKKLFIVLSIFGVIAFFLGISYKYSLFGFRKRFKKQQIREKIKNIKKKMAH; translated from the exons ATGGATGCCAACAta tgtaGGAACTTCATTTTAGTAAGGGAGAAATTCCCCGATCAATTGGacagtaataaaaaatatacatttaaagATAAAGAACATTTCAAAGATTATTGTACTAATGGTTGTGATAATGATttcgaaaaaattaatgctgggtgcttatatttttttgatacaTTCTTTAAGGATTCTTCTTTGTTTGAGCATGTTGCAAAAAATAacatcaatattgttgattacattatgatatggttaagttatatgttaagcTTAATggaaaatgaattaaaagaaagtctagaatttttttataaaacatatataattggTGGTGATAAGTATAGAAATACTATAGCTGGTATTAGTGAATATAGCAGTTATATGGAACTTATAAGTAAAAAACACGATTTTACGAATGTggatatgaataaaaatattatatctgggatatatgatgcatttaaattattatgtgaaaTTTATACTGAATTTAATGAAAACACGTCAAATTGTACAAAATGTTCGGGAAAAGCTGAtcaatttgttaaaaaatatgaagaacTTATCAAAGATCCtactattaataaaaatagttcaTACAGTAAAGCATTGTGTACTTTATTAGctgattattataatttaaaaaataaatgtaacgGTACTTCATCCCTTCCAACGAtagataaaacaaaaattaatgtaCAATGTTCTGAACAAATTTCTGAAGTtgcatcatcaagttcgtctATAACAAagaaattatttatagttttatcaatatttggtgtaatagcattttttttaggaatttcttataag tattcattatttggatttcggaaacgatttaaaaaacagcaaataagagaaaaaataaaaaatataaagaagaaaatggctcattaa
- a CDS encoding PIR protein has protein sequence MDDTLCGKIDLLRKYLPDNSDNLRILDFYDNDNFQEYCPEKNCNSELEQITIGFLWLLGECYSTLTGRVYNENNTNAFFIYIISWLSYKLNQNKEENFATINDFFTEYVKKSGKYERFISDAFKIGELKKFMDERNDFMNINIEDLSKFYDVFKLLCNIHNNVAQNKPSDTLSNSATSFVNELTELNNNSKIEGTVRSKILPVLSTDYDNLKNICTRKGINCKDFPSLPEIVTNVSALKSGYTSSSSIGNKLFTVLSIFGAIAFFLGISYKYSLFGFRKRAQKQYLKEKIKNIKKKMNR, from the exons ATGGATGATACTCTA TGTGGAAAAATTGATTTGTTGAGGAAATATTTACCTGATAACTCGGACAATCTTAGAATACTCgatttttatgataatgataatttcCAAGAATACTGCCCTGAAAAAAACTGCAATTCTGAACTCGAACAAATTACGATTGGATTTTTATGGTTACTTGGAGAATGTTATTCTACATTAACAGGTAGAgtttataatgaaaataatactaatgcattttttatatatattatttcatgGTTAAGTTACAAATTAAATCAAAACAAAGAGGAAAATTTTGCCACAATAAACGATTTTTTTACtgaatatgtaaaaaaaagtgGTAAATATGAAAGATTTATAAGTGATGCCTTTAAAATTGGAGAACTTAAGAAATTCATGGATGAACGAAAtgattttatgaatattaatattgaagatttgtctaaattttatgatgtattcaaattattatgtaatatacataataatgtTGCACAGAATAAACCAAGCGACACACTGTCAAATAGTGCTACTAGTTTTGTTAATGAACTTACAGAACTTAACAATAACTCTAAAATTGAAGGTACCGTACGTAGTAAAATATTACCTGTTTTATCAAccgattatgataatttaaaaaatatttgtacTAGAAAAGGTATTAATTGTAAAGATTTTCCATCACTTCCAGAGATAGTAACAAACGTTTCTGCACTAAAATCTGGATAtacatcaagttcgtcgataggaaataaattatttacagttttatcgatatttggtgcaatagcattttttttaggaatttcttataag tattccctatttggatttcggaaacgagctcaaaaacaatatttaaaagaaaaaataaaaaatataaagaagaaaatgaatcgtTAA
- a CDS encoding fam-b protein, with product MRVSILKYVFFSIIICFFEYAQNEICHERNIIKFRSNRILGDVENQFDLNDFYESTLNLVNQLNDYDDDEEMMFLRNTIDSHIKEHKENNTLPDLNNVDKKTKKIIRKLQKELEEVKKELDNKRNNEIAIQPKKNKKIKKKEENNSVSNDEDSTELENEGNSLKAKNNRIVKKIIRHVLMKAMVFWGVIIIILVSGKLLIPFIVLITLISADSVIKIKKITKFKMPKLFK from the exons ATGAGAGTcagtattttaaaatatgtttttttttcaattattatttgtttttttgaatatgcCCAAAAT GAAATATGCCATGAaaggaatataataaaatttagaagCAATAGAATATTAGGAGATGTAGAAAACCAATTCgatttaaatgatttttatgaATCAACTTTGAATCTTGTAAATCAACTTAATGACTATGATGATGACGAAGAAATGATGTTTCTTCGAAATACTATAGATTCACATATAAAGGAgcataaagaaaataatacattacccgatttaaataatgtagataagaaaactaaaaaaataattcgtAAACTTCAAAAAGAATTAGAAGAGGTAAAAAAAGAGCTTGATAATAAAAGGAATAATGAAATAGCAATAcaaccaaaaaaaaataaaaaaataaaaaaaaaagaggaaaaTAATTCTGTATCAAATGATGAAGATTCTACCGAATTGGAGAATGAAGGAAATTCACTGAAAGCAAAAAATAATCGaatagtgaaaaaaataatcagaCACGTATTGATGAAGGCAATGGTGTTTTGGggagttattattattattttagttTCAGGGAAGTTATTAATACCATTTATAGTTTTAATTACACTGATTTCAGCTGACTCagttattaaaattaagaaaatcactaaatttaaaatgcccaaattatttaaataa